The genomic DNA GATGGCGCATTTAAAGAGGTGGAAGAAAGAGTCGTGTTTCTTTAAGAAGGCGAGGAAGCTGTTTGATGTTGCGATCATACATTCTGATAGTCCATTGGATAGATCTAGGAGAGGAGTTTCTTTCTACCAGTTCACTAGAAAGCAAGCTTGAGAAATCGTTCATCTTATGTGGTATGTATTAATTAGTTTGTACTGTTGTTAGTTTGTGTTGAATCCATTCATACACCATTTTGAAGTTAGTGTTTGTTTGTCTTGTATAGTTTGAAAAGTCTAAAGAAGCATTTCATTTAAACCGGGAGAGAGTTTGGATATAGGATATAATACAACAAATAGTGAATAAAGAAGGAATGATATATATTAGTCGCAGACTGATTTGGTGTCGAAGCTACTCAGGCAAATAGCAAAGGCTTGGAAAGCAGAAAGTGGGTAGCTGTAATCCATGGTGAAGATGTCTTTTCCAATCTTTCCAAATTGTAATATCACCTTTTCTTTCTCAGACAAAGGAACATTAGGAAGTGATGAATCCACAGCTACCGAGAGCTGGAAGTTCTTGACTGAAGCAACCGTCACACGCCCTTTGAAATTCAGGCACCAGCATTGTAGCTGTTCGTGCCATCTGGGCAACTTGTTTCTTAACATCAGCGGTTCTtctgatgaggaagaagatgaaggtTTCTTCTCATCATCATTGAGATCATGATCTGAAAGTGATGTGGGCGTTGGAGCAATTCCTCCCTCTTGAATGGAGGAAATTGGAATAGAGTTGATGACACATTGCATTCTCCTAGGTCCTCTGGTTCTTAAGAGGTTAAACTCATAAGAAACCGTTGCGATTTTGTTACTAGAGGTTGGATGTGATCTTGGAGGAAGTTTCTTCTTGGTACGGAATAACCCTTCTTTACCCGACCTGCTATTAAGCTTGGTGTCGTAAACGGTGAATTTGGTGCCCACGAAGTTGGACTTGAGTTTCCCGATATTACTAGAAAAGTTGTCCTGAACCAGGGGGAGGGATATTATGAATTCAGTTCTGGTCGTCCTTCTGATCCTTCTAGCAGCCAATAATAGTTTTTCATTTCCGTTCTCAGCTGTTTCAAATACGATtagatgaatgaatgaatgaaggTAGGAACAAAATGAGGTTTTAACAAATCTGGCAACCACCAAAAGCAGAGATgcactactactactactacttaCAAGGGGTTAGACCTAAGTAGAGCCGATAAATGGAGGCTGTCCTGTCCCTTTTGATAAAGCATTGAATTGGAGAATCTCGAGATCCCGGCTAAAATACGCAATGAAAGGTGAGTCTATACACCATTACAAAGGAAAGAGCAAACAAAACTCTTACCTGTTTCAATGAAATGGGAAAGGTGAGTCTTCCACACTGCTCCGGTGTCTTGACGATCTCCTTTGTAATATCTCTCCAAGATTTGCAAACCGAAGCACAAGAAACCACAGCATTCCTTGCAGGCCATGAAGCTTCACTCTCTTCAACTCTGCTTATTATATCCGAAAGCAATTCTGTAGGCAAGTTTGCCCACTGTCCTTTGTCAACTAGCTCTGGTTCTGGTTCTGACTCACACTCAAACTCACATGGAGAAACATCAGGGGCAATGTGTGACAATTTCTGTCTACGCCAACATCTTCTTCTCCTTGATATGCTCCCAATCATCGCATCATTCATTTCCCGCAGTTCACGCACAATGAAATTCATTAGAAATGCTAGGAACtgcaaaatacattttaatctCAATTAGCTAGCTAGCTTTCTCGTAAGAAAGAGCATAAATATAATGTCTCAGATCTATGAAGATAACTTGACGATGTAATCTATCTAAACAAAGGATGATTTCATATTATTGAGATAACCGTTGTATTAACTAACGTGTAATTAATGTTGTAAAACCTCTATGTGAATCAGGTTCTCCTGCTGCTTGCTGCCGTTGGGGGTATTATCCAGATCGGAGATATAATAAAGCTTAAGCCGAACAGTGCTTGGAACACCTCCTCCTGTCTGTCTGTCTGGCGATAAAATAAGAGACGTGGAGTTTCCTGGATTATAAGAGGAGtgacagaaaaggaaaatagGAATAATTAGAATGAGGAGATGTGCTAACTAACACTCATTCACTCCTATCCAAATAAACGTGCAAGCCATTCTTCATAATTGAAGAGTCtcagaataaataaataaataaatatatttgagataattaggaataataataataatttcaaaattcaatgAAGAAGCTTAGAGCTAGTAGGTTTATTAATTGATAAGTGGGAGACAACAGCAGCATATCAATTGAAGGGGGTCCACTTGACATATGCTGCCATCTATTCAAGCACTGCTGGTAACATTGCTTGTCTGTCTGGGGTTACTTTAGTCTTCCAGAAGCTCACTGATTTGAACAAGGCATGTCCCATTCATCAAATCacacaatatatatatgacttttcccttgtttgatcttgcttgttttgggttttatttataaaaataattgtatttctttttttcaCATGAGAGTaacagttaaaaaaaaaaacactggGGGGGTTTGCCTGACTGACTGACTGACCTGGAGTGGTTCATTTGTTCGGTATTCATCTATGTAAGAAGATGGGGACTCTTGTGGGAGAGCTATCTACACCGTTGGATTCTGGATCCGCGAGACAGGACAAGCCCTTGATCCGCCTCGGCTCCCGCTTCCAAGGAACACCGTATGTTTTTACAAGATAACCATAGTTCTATTCTTTAACTGGATCTTAATGTCTTCTAAAGCCCAATACTGTTTGTGTGAAGAAACTCTAGGATGAAGTCTGATTTCTAGCATATTTGATTTTGGGTACTTAATATGCCAGTTTTTTCTTTGGGATAAGGCTACAGAGACATCACATTTACTTATAGTAACATGATTATTCTACCCATAATGTCCAAACACTAGAATTGAGCTTCTATTCACTTCTTATTCAAATTTTGAACTTTGATGATCATTCTACTACTTATTCTCAGTATCAAGACATAGGACGCTCATGAACATATATGACAAGACTCCCGTGGTTAAAATTTAATGGGTGTGTAAGGTCTGTGCCTACCAAATGGCAACATGTTTTGTCGTCTAAAACCCAAAGAAAGAAAGCAGGGAAAGTAGCCGCAGCTGATTAGTGTTGTTGGTGTAGGTGATGTAAACAGCATCAGCATCGGTGCTGGAACAAACATACAAGACAACTCTATGGTGTTTCATGTTGCCAAATCCAACCTTGCGGGAAAGGTTTTGCCAACTATATATAGTTGGTGATAATGTTACCATAGGTCAGTGAGATAGTGTTCAGTTTCCATTGATATGGCCATGACTAGCTTCCTATATTTATCACATTGATATTGCCTGCATATATGtttattaacaaattaacaCATGCAGGTGTGGGGAGGTAATCCGGCAAAGTTCTTGAGGAAGTTAACAGAAGAAGAGATTGCCTTCATATCCCAATCAGCTTTAAACTATTCCAACTTAGCTCCAAGTACATGCTGCTCAGAACTAACTCAAACAGCTTCTTTGATGAGTCTGAGTTTAAAACATTGATCTCTCACGAAGGAAGGAAGGAACTGCAGAGAAATAAGTCTGCACTCTCTCTGCATctagtttcaaataatttagagGGAACACCATGCATATTTTGAATAGATGCAAATCTTCTCACTAATATTGGTGATTCTGTTACTACATAGATGGATAGATAGGGGCATACATCATCTTACATAGAGATAAACAAACACACGTAGAACTTGACATAAATTGAAATTGGTACATGGTCAATGGATCAATTTTTATTTGGAGGTGATGGGGTTTTCTTCTTTTCCATTGGCTTCAGGCTGGTGGTGGTTTTCAATGGA from Impatiens glandulifera chromosome 9, dImpGla2.1, whole genome shotgun sequence includes the following:
- the LOC124915189 gene encoding tubby-like F-box protein 2; protein product: MNFIVRELREMNDAMIGSISRRRRCWRRQKLSHIAPDVSPCEFECESEPEPELVDKGQWANLPTELLSDIISRVEESEASWPARNAVVSCASVCKSWRDITKEIVKTPEQCGRLTFPISLKQPGSRDSPIQCFIKRDRTASIYRLYLGLTPSENGNEKLLLAARRIRRTTRTEFIISLPLVQDNFSSNIGKLKSNFVGTKFTVYDTKLNSRSGKEGLFRTKKKLPPRSHPTSSNKIATVSYEFNLLRTRGPRRMQCVINSIPISSIQEGGIAPTPTSLSDHDLNDDEKKPSSSSSSEEPLMLRNKLPRWHEQLQCWCLNFKGRVTVASVKNFQLSVAVDSSLPNVPLSEKEKVILQFGKIGKDIFTMDYSYPLSAFQAFAICLSSFDTKSVCD